A region from the Rhodocyclaceae bacterium genome encodes:
- a CDS encoding cytochrome c: MRVVTGLLALAGTAAALVVALNLRGEDPVEPGVAPQVDRVAQAALVERGAYLARAGNCAGCHTARGGAEWAGGRGIETPFGVVYAGNLTPDPATGLGDWNASHFWRALHNGRSRDGRLLYPAFPYAHYTRITRADADAIFAFLRTLPPVEQPNPSHALRFPYDSQAALAVWRALYFRPEPWRDDPARDAGWNRGAYLVRGLGHCSACHAPRNAWGATDTALEWSGGLVPMQRWYAPSLASDTEGGVARWSEQDVVRLLRDGVNGHASVLGPMAEVVHRSTQHLSREDLAAMATFLRSLPAAPAPVPSAAAPAPAPVAPRIASLGAAIYADHCADCHGDDGRGSTGTFPPLAGNRALLMANPANVIRVVLSGGFLPSTSGNPRPYGMPPFSHLLTDEQVAAVVTHVRTSWGNQASPVGLTEVLRYR, encoded by the coding sequence CTGCGTGTGGTCACCGGCCTGCTGGCGCTGGCCGGGACGGCCGCTGCACTGGTCGTGGCGTTGAACCTGCGCGGCGAGGACCCGGTCGAGCCCGGGGTGGCACCGCAGGTCGACCGGGTCGCGCAGGCTGCCCTGGTCGAACGCGGCGCCTACCTTGCGCGTGCCGGCAACTGCGCCGGCTGCCATACCGCACGCGGTGGTGCCGAGTGGGCGGGTGGCCGTGGCATCGAGACCCCGTTCGGCGTGGTGTATGCCGGCAATCTCACGCCCGATCCCGCGACCGGGCTGGGCGACTGGAACGCCTCGCATTTCTGGCGCGCGCTCCACAACGGGCGCTCCAGGGATGGGCGGCTGCTCTATCCGGCGTTTCCGTACGCTCACTACACCCGCATCACCCGCGCCGATGCCGATGCGATCTTCGCGTTCCTGCGCACGTTGCCGCCGGTCGAGCAGCCCAATCCGTCGCATGCATTGCGCTTTCCGTACGACTCGCAGGCAGCACTTGCGGTCTGGCGCGCCCTGTATTTCCGGCCCGAGCCGTGGCGCGACGATCCAGCGCGCGACGCGGGATGGAACCGGGGTGCCTACCTCGTCCGCGGGCTGGGCCACTGCAGCGCCTGCCACGCGCCGCGCAATGCCTGGGGCGCGACCGACACCGCGCTCGAGTGGTCGGGCGGCCTCGTGCCGATGCAGCGCTGGTATGCCCCGTCGCTCGCCTCCGACACCGAGGGCGGCGTGGCCCGATGGTCGGAGCAGGACGTCGTGCGGCTGCTGCGCGACGGCGTCAACGGCCACGCGTCGGTGCTCGGGCCGATGGCGGAGGTCGTCCATCGCAGCACGCAGCATCTGTCGCGCGAAGACCTGGCGGCGATGGCCACGTTCCTGCGTTCGCTGCCTGCGGCACCGGCACCGGTACCGTCAGCAGCGGCACCGGCCCCGGCGCCGGTCGCACCGCGCATCGCCAGCCTGGGTGCGGCGATCTACGCCGATCATTGTGCGGACTGCCATGGCGACGACGGCCGCGGCAGCACGGGTACATTTCCGCCGCTGGCCGGCAACCGGGCCCTGCTGATGGCCAATCCGGCGAACGTGATCCGCGTGGTGCTGTCGGGCGGGTTCCTGCCCTCCACCAGCGGCAACCCGAGGCCCTACGGCATGCCGCCGTTCTCGCACCTGCTGACCGACGAGCAGGTGGCGGCGGTGGTGACGCATGTGCGCACCTCCTGGGGCAACCAGGCCTCTCCGGTCGGGTTGACCGAGGTGCTGCGCTACCGCTGA
- a CDS encoding cytochrome c4, translating to MARRMQACTPCHGQEGRATAEGYFPRIAGKPAGYLYNQLLHFREGRRSNAAMGYLVQHLSDAYLLEIATWFSRQALPYPPPAAAKVDAAQLARGERLVREGDPARRLPACTACHGEALTGVLPAMPGLLGLPRDYIAGQVGAWQSKQRRAAEPDCMAQIASRMTGEDVAAAAAWLSAQPVPSGGRPAGAPAAPLPLRCGSIP from the coding sequence ATGGCACGCCGGATGCAGGCCTGCACACCCTGCCATGGCCAGGAGGGGCGGGCCACCGCAGAGGGCTACTTCCCGAGGATCGCCGGCAAGCCTGCAGGCTATCTGTACAACCAGCTGCTCCACTTCCGGGAAGGACGCCGTTCCAATGCGGCGATGGGCTACCTGGTGCAGCATCTGTCCGACGCCTACCTGCTGGAGATCGCGACCTGGTTTTCACGTCAGGCGCTGCCTTATCCCCCGCCGGCAGCTGCGAAGGTCGATGCCGCGCAACTCGCCCGCGGCGAACGGCTGGTCCGTGAAGGCGATCCGGCGCGCCGGTTGCCGGCCTGCACGGCGTGCCATGGCGAAGCGCTGACCGGCGTGCTGCCGGCAATGCCGGGCCTGCTGGGTCTGCCGCGCGACTACATCGCCGGGCAGGTCGGGGCGTGGCAGTCGAAACAGCGGCGCGCGGCCGAGCCCGACTGCATGGCGCAGATCGCGTCCCGCATGACCGGCGAGGATGTCGCGGCTGCCGCCGCGTGGCTGTCTGCGCAGCCGGTGCCGTCGGGGGGGCGGCCTGCAGGCGCGCCGGCCGCACCACTGCCGCTGCGGTGCGGGAGCATTCCGTGA
- a CDS encoding serine protease, with amino-acid sequence MDDALPPPRSPGRSLDAETIPGGRCRLTAWVPSPVAVRIGRLFTGVLLALVVAMPTGVPQARAQGKSPPAEPAAAVSADASAAAARLREAVGAVVRIRMKALRDATSMELLGPDREGTGVVIDSSGLILTIGYIVVEASRIEVFTGEGKSVPASLVAFDQPTGLALIRTSTPLAVRPVELGDSAALEATEAVLVASAVAADVAYVASRRTFTGYWEYILDDAIFTAPPRGDFAGAALIGRDGRLLGIGSLFVADAVQPRANFPGNMFIPINALRPILGDLIANGRRSDARPWLGVHTQEVQGRIVVTRVTPESPAQKAGLRRGDIITALAGQELAGQADLYQRLWAYGKPGVKVPLRVLQGNRMLELGIESMDRYDHFRGQPTL; translated from the coding sequence ATGGATGACGCATTGCCGCCGCCACGCAGCCCAGGCCGCAGTCTCGATGCCGAGACCATACCGGGAGGTCGGTGTCGGCTCACGGCGTGGGTCCCGTCTCCGGTAGCGGTGCGCATCGGACGCCTGTTCACCGGCGTGCTGCTGGCGCTCGTCGTGGCGATGCCCACAGGGGTGCCGCAGGCGCGGGCGCAAGGCAAGTCGCCGCCCGCGGAACCGGCTGCCGCCGTCTCCGCCGATGCGTCCGCGGCAGCCGCCCGGCTGCGCGAGGCGGTGGGCGCAGTGGTCCGTATCCGAATGAAGGCATTGCGCGATGCCACTTCGATGGAACTGCTCGGTCCCGACCGCGAAGGCACCGGGGTGGTGATCGACAGCAGCGGCCTCATCCTCACCATCGGCTACATCGTGGTCGAGGCTTCGCGGATCGAGGTCTTCACCGGCGAGGGCAAGAGCGTGCCGGCGTCGCTGGTTGCCTTCGACCAGCCGACCGGCCTCGCGCTGATCCGCACCAGCACGCCGCTCGCGGTGCGGCCGGTGGAACTTGGCGACTCCGCTGCCCTCGAGGCGACCGAAGCGGTGCTGGTCGCCAGTGCGGTGGCGGCTGACGTGGCCTACGTGGCGTCGCGCCGGACCTTCACCGGCTACTGGGAGTACATCCTCGACGATGCGATCTTCACTGCGCCGCCGCGCGGCGATTTCGCCGGTGCGGCGCTGATCGGCCGCGATGGGCGCCTGCTCGGCATCGGCTCGCTGTTCGTTGCCGATGCGGTGCAGCCGAGGGCGAACTTCCCGGGCAACATGTTCATCCCGATCAACGCACTGCGGCCGATCCTCGGCGACCTGATCGCGAACGGCCGGCGCTCCGATGCCCGTCCCTGGCTCGGCGTGCACACCCAGGAAGTGCAGGGGCGTATCGTCGTCACCCGGGTGACTCCGGAAAGCCCCGCGCAGAAGGCAGGATTGCGTCGGGGCGATATCATCACCGCACTGGCCGGCCAGGAACTCGCCGGCCAGGCCGATCTCTACCAACGGCTCTGGGCCTATGGCAAGCCCGGGGTGAAGGTGCCGCTGCGTGTGCTACAGGGAAACCGTATGCTCGAACTGGGCATCGAATCGATGGACCGGTACGACCACTTCCGGGGCCAGCCGACACTCTAG
- a CDS encoding c-type cytochrome → MAFPRSIAGALLLAAAAAGSAAAQTPSERQVRGWAASCAACHNTEGRSVGGFPALAGRNADDTYRALIEFQSGQRPAATIMHQHARGYTTDELRRIAEWFANVKPAR, encoded by the coding sequence ATGGCATTTCCCCGGAGTATCGCAGGTGCGCTGCTGCTCGCAGCAGCCGCGGCAGGCAGTGCCGCCGCGCAGACCCCGTCGGAGCGTCAGGTACGCGGATGGGCGGCGAGCTGTGCCGCCTGCCACAACACGGAAGGCCGTTCCGTCGGCGGCTTCCCTGCCCTGGCTGGCCGCAATGCCGACGACACCTACCGCGCGCTGATCGAGTTCCAGTCGGGGCAGCGTCCGGCCGCGACGATCATGCACCAGCACGCCCGCGGCTACACGACAGACGAGCTGCGACGCATTGCCGAGTGGTTCGCGAACGTGAAACCCGCCCGCTAG
- a CDS encoding FAD-dependent oxidoreductase, giving the protein MSVNRRTFIKAGAAGVGLALSGCAAIPDRPLARVVVIGGGYGGATAAKYLRLWEPRLDVTLVERNEAFVSCPISNLVLAGTEKIENLTVRYDGLRKYGVRVIRDDATAIDYDKRVVRLARGDALPWDRLIVAPGIDFQYEQIPGLDNAAAQSRVLHAWKAGPQTVALRRQLEAMPDGGVFAISIPRSPYRCPPGPYERASVVADYFRQYKPKSKVLVLDANADIVSKPALFRGVWEERYKGIVEYRPNSELVEFDAKANVARMQVEDVKASLFNIIPPQRAGNIASELITVNRQWCGVEFLGFESLKIPGVHVIGDATAPAPAMPKSGFMANNHAKVAADAVIAKLTGQPVNTDPIIANTCYSFLTTTEAVHVASVHKYDRDQKTLVVVKGSGGLSPGRTALEGAYAYAWARNIWADALG; this is encoded by the coding sequence ATGAGCGTCAATCGCAGAACCTTCATCAAGGCCGGTGCCGCCGGTGTCGGCCTCGCACTTAGTGGCTGTGCCGCAATCCCTGATCGCCCCCTGGCACGCGTGGTCGTGATCGGCGGGGGCTATGGCGGCGCCACCGCCGCCAAGTACCTCCGGCTCTGGGAGCCGCGGCTCGACGTTACGCTGGTCGAGCGCAACGAGGCGTTCGTGTCGTGCCCGATCAGCAACCTGGTCCTGGCCGGCACCGAGAAGATCGAGAACCTGACCGTCCGCTACGACGGCTTGCGCAAGTACGGCGTGCGAGTCATCCGCGACGACGCGACTGCGATCGACTACGACAAGCGCGTCGTACGCCTCGCGCGCGGCGATGCGCTGCCCTGGGACCGGCTGATCGTCGCCCCCGGCATCGACTTCCAGTACGAACAGATCCCGGGGCTGGACAACGCAGCGGCACAGTCGCGGGTGCTGCACGCCTGGAAGGCCGGCCCGCAGACAGTCGCCCTGCGTCGCCAGCTCGAAGCGATGCCCGACGGCGGCGTGTTCGCGATCTCGATCCCGCGCTCCCCGTACCGCTGCCCGCCCGGGCCCTACGAGCGTGCGTCGGTGGTCGCAGACTACTTCCGTCAGTACAAGCCGAAGTCGAAGGTGCTGGTGCTCGATGCGAACGCCGACATCGTGTCCAAGCCGGCTCTGTTCCGCGGCGTCTGGGAGGAGCGCTACAAAGGCATCGTCGAGTACCGTCCGAACAGCGAACTGGTCGAGTTCGACGCGAAAGCCAACGTGGCGCGCATGCAGGTCGAAGACGTGAAGGCCAGCCTGTTCAACATCATCCCGCCGCAGCGCGCCGGCAACATCGCCAGCGAGCTGATCACCGTCAATCGGCAGTGGTGCGGGGTCGAGTTCCTCGGCTTCGAATCGCTGAAGATTCCGGGCGTACACGTCATCGGCGATGCGACGGCGCCGGCGCCGGCGATGCCCAAGTCGGGCTTCATGGCGAACAACCATGCGAAGGTCGCTGCCGACGCGGTGATCGCGAAACTGACCGGTCAGCCGGTGAATACGGATCCGATCATCGCGAACACCTGCTACAGCTTCCTCACCACGACCGAGGCGGTGCATGTAGCGTCGGTCCACAAGTACGACCGCGACCAGAAGACGCTAGTGGTCGTGAAGGGGTCGGGCGGCCTGTCGCCCGGGCGCACGGCACTGGAGGGCGCGTACGCGTACGCATGGGCGCGCAACATCTGGGCAGACGCGCTGGGCTGA
- the clpA gene encoding ATP-dependent Clp protease ATP-binding subunit ClpA produces the protein MIAQELEVSLHMAFMEARQKRHEFITVEHLLLALLDNPSASEVLKACVVDIEDLRKTLAEFVAEHTPVVNGENVDTQPTLGFQRVIQRAILHVQSSGKKEVTGANVLVAIFGEKDSHAVYFLHQRGVNRLDVVNFISHGISKVPQTPQPAKADAEAETEQEQQGGGALEAYTVNLNQLSLAGKIDPLIGRDREVERVIQTLCRRRKNNPLLVGEAGVGKTAIAEGLARRIVEGDVPDILRKSQVYSLDMGALLAGTKYRGDFEQRLKAVLKQLLDNPDAVLFIDEIHTLIGAGAASGGTLDASNLLKPALAQGQLKCIGATTYAEYRGVFEKDHALSRRFQKIDVVEPSVSETVEILRGLKSRFESHHGVKYTAAALSSAAELSARFINDRHLPDKAIDVIDEAGAAQRVLPKTRQRKVIGKHEIEDIVAKIARIPPRNVSSDDRTALKNLDRDLRATVFGQDKAIDALATAIKMARAGLGNPQKPIGCFLFSGPTGVGKTEVARQLAYTMGVELIRFDMSEYMERHSVSRLIGAPPGYVGFDQGGLLTEAITKQPYAVLLLDEIEKAHTDVFNILLQVMDHGTLTDNNGRKADFRNVVLVMTTNAGAEALTKTSIGFTNSKQSGDEMGDIKRLFTPEFRNRLDAIISFGALTEDIIMKVVDKFLMQLEGQLAEKKVDISFTQPLKEHLAKKGFDPLMGARPMARLIQDTIRKALADELLFGRLVDGGKVTVGIDADEKVTLEFEDHPDAKHAKAEVAEPAA, from the coding sequence ATGATCGCTCAGGAACTGGAAGTCAGCCTCCACATGGCCTTCATGGAGGCGCGGCAGAAACGCCATGAATTCATCACGGTAGAGCACCTCCTGCTCGCGCTGCTCGACAACCCGTCGGCCTCCGAAGTGCTCAAGGCCTGCGTCGTCGATATCGAAGACCTGCGCAAGACGCTGGCTGAATTCGTGGCCGAGCACACCCCGGTGGTCAACGGCGAGAACGTCGATACCCAGCCGACGCTCGGCTTCCAGCGCGTGATCCAGCGCGCGATCCTGCATGTGCAGTCCTCCGGCAAGAAGGAGGTCACCGGCGCGAACGTGCTGGTCGCCATCTTCGGCGAGAAAGACTCGCATGCCGTGTACTTTCTGCACCAGCGCGGCGTGAACCGGCTCGACGTGGTCAACTTCATCTCCCACGGCATCAGCAAGGTGCCGCAGACGCCGCAGCCGGCCAAGGCCGATGCCGAGGCCGAGACCGAACAGGAACAGCAGGGCGGCGGTGCGCTCGAGGCTTACACGGTCAACCTGAACCAGCTGTCGCTCGCGGGCAAGATCGATCCGCTGATCGGTCGCGACCGCGAGGTCGAGCGGGTGATCCAGACACTCTGCCGCCGGCGCAAGAACAACCCGCTGCTGGTCGGCGAGGCCGGCGTCGGCAAGACCGCGATCGCCGAAGGTCTGGCGCGCCGCATCGTCGAAGGCGATGTTCCCGACATCCTGCGCAAGTCCCAGGTCTATTCGCTCGACATGGGCGCGCTGCTGGCCGGCACGAAGTACCGTGGCGACTTCGAGCAGCGTCTCAAGGCGGTGCTGAAGCAACTGCTCGACAATCCTGATGCCGTGCTGTTCATCGACGAGATCCACACCCTGATCGGTGCAGGGGCGGCATCCGGCGGTACGCTCGACGCGTCCAACCTGCTCAAGCCAGCGCTCGCCCAGGGGCAGCTCAAGTGCATCGGCGCGACCACCTATGCCGAGTACCGCGGCGTGTTCGAGAAAGACCATGCGCTGTCGCGCCGGTTCCAGAAGATCGACGTGGTCGAGCCCAGCGTGTCGGAAACGGTCGAGATCCTGCGCGGGCTGAAGAGCCGGTTCGAGTCGCACCACGGCGTGAAGTACACCGCGGCGGCGTTGAGTTCGGCGGCAGAGCTGTCGGCTCGCTTCATCAACGACCGGCACCTGCCTGACAAGGCGATCGACGTGATCGACGAGGCGGGCGCTGCCCAGCGGGTGCTGCCCAAGACCCGCCAGCGCAAGGTGATCGGAAAGCACGAGATCGAGGACATCGTCGCCAAGATCGCGCGCATCCCGCCGCGCAACGTGTCGTCGGACGATCGCACCGCGCTGAAGAACCTCGACCGCGACCTGCGCGCGACCGTGTTCGGGCAGGACAAGGCGATCGATGCGCTGGCAACCGCCATCAAGATGGCGCGTGCCGGTCTGGGCAACCCGCAGAAGCCGATCGGCTGCTTCCTGTTCAGCGGGCCGACCGGTGTCGGCAAGACCGAGGTCGCGCGCCAGCTCGCCTACACGATGGGCGTCGAACTGATCCGCTTCGACATGTCCGAGTACATGGAGCGGCACTCGGTGTCGCGCCTGATCGGCGCACCGCCCGGTTATGTCGGCTTCGACCAGGGTGGCCTTCTGACCGAGGCGATCACCAAGCAGCCGTATGCCGTGCTGCTGCTCGACGAGATCGAGAAGGCGCACACCGACGTGTTCAACATCCTGCTGCAGGTGATGGACCACGGGACGCTGACCGACAACAACGGGCGCAAGGCCGATTTCCGCAACGTCGTGCTGGTGATGACCACCAATGCCGGCGCCGAGGCGCTCACCAAGACCTCGATCGGGTTCACCAACAGCAAGCAGAGCGGCGACGAGATGGGCGATATCAAGCGCCTGTTCACGCCCGAGTTCCGTAACCGGCTCGACGCGATCATCTCGTTCGGCGCGCTCACCGAAGACATCATCATGAAGGTGGTGGACAAGTTCCTGATGCAGCTCGAAGGCCAGCTCGCCGAGAAGAAGGTGGACATCAGTTTCACCCAGCCGCTGAAGGAGCATCTGGCGAAGAAGGGCTTCGACCCTCTGATGGGTGCGCGTCCGATGGCGCGGCTGATCCAGGACACCATCCGCAAGGCGCTGGCCGACGAGCTGCTGTTCGGCCGGCTCGTGGACGGTGGGAAGGTGACGGTCGGCATCGATGCGGACGAGAAGGTTACCCTCGAGTTCGAGGACCATCCCGACGCGAAGCACGCGAAGGCCGAGGTCGCCGAACCTGCGGCCTGA
- the clpS gene encoding ATP-dependent Clp protease adapter ClpS — MAVQGSGGTVLEAKKSRVKPPPMFKVLLLNDDYTPMDFVVAVLQSIFTMTREQATQVMLKVHREGMGVCGVYPRDLAESKVEQVLAFARKHQHPLKCVMEET; from the coding sequence ATGGCAGTCCAGGGTTCGGGCGGAACCGTCCTCGAAGCGAAGAAAAGTCGTGTAAAGCCACCTCCGATGTTCAAGGTGTTGCTGCTGAATGACGATTACACCCCCATGGATTTCGTTGTCGCCGTGCTGCAGTCGATCTTCACGATGACCCGTGAGCAGGCGACCCAGGTGATGCTGAAGGTGCATCGCGAAGGCATGGGCGTCTGCGGCGTCTACCCCCGGGATCTCGCCGAGTCGAAAGTGGAACAAGTGCTGGCGTTCGCGCGCAAGCACCAGCACCCTCTGAAGTGCGTGATGGAAGAAACCTAG
- a CDS encoding cold-shock protein: MATGTVKWFNDSKGYGFITPDDGTEDLFAHFSAITMNGFKTLKEGEKVSFDVTQGQKGKQASNIQRAG, translated from the coding sequence ATGGCAACTGGCACGGTTAAGTGGTTCAACGACTCCAAGGGCTACGGGTTCATCACGCCCGACGACGGCACTGAAGACCTGTTCGCGCATTTTTCCGCGATCACCATGAACGGTTTCAAGACGCTGAAAGAGGGCGAGAAGGTCTCGTTCGACGTCACCCAGGGCCAGAAGGGCAAGCAGGCCTCGAACATCCAGCGCGCCGGCTGA
- a CDS encoding NUDIX hydrolase, whose amino-acid sequence MSEEIWKPNVVVAAIAERDGRFLLIEEETSSGLRLNQPAGHWDPGETLFDAVTRETLEESAYHFRPTALVGIYSLPMGGSGITYLRFAFAGEIIGHEPDRALDTGIVRALWQTPEEIREGRERHRSPLLLDCVEDYLAGRRFPLEMLRHYG is encoded by the coding sequence ATGTCTGAAGAAATCTGGAAACCGAATGTCGTCGTCGCCGCGATCGCCGAGCGTGACGGCCGCTTCCTGCTGATCGAGGAAGAGACCAGCAGCGGGCTGCGCCTGAACCAGCCCGCCGGCCACTGGGATCCGGGCGAGACCCTGTTCGACGCAGTCACGCGCGAGACGCTCGAAGAATCGGCCTACCACTTCCGGCCGACTGCGCTGGTCGGTATCTACAGCCTGCCGATGGGCGGGAGCGGGATCACCTACCTGCGTTTCGCCTTCGCTGGCGAGATCATCGGCCATGAGCCGGACCGCGCGCTGGACACCGGCATCGTGCGCGCGTTGTGGCAGACGCCGGAAGAAATCCGCGAAGGCCGTGAACGCCACCGCAGCCCGCTTCTGCTCGACTGCGTGGAAGACTACCTTGCGGGGCGGCGCTTCCCCCTCGAGATGCTCAGGCACTACGGCTGA